The Oceanispirochaeta sp. DNA window AGCTCTTTCAGCTCTTTGTTCACAGTCATGACAGAAAACTGGGTAGGATCAAAGTCTCCTACCCAGGAGAAATCTTCCTTCAGATCCTGAGAAGCAGAAGGATTCAATGATGCCAGGAGCATCCTGAACCCCTCGGGTCCACCACAGTCTTCGGGTGGACAGGCTCCCTCTCCTGCCAGGCATTCCAGCACATAGCCGGTTTGCTCCTTCTCAGGAGATTCCACTTTTTCCACAATGATCTTGTGATACCAGGACTCGGCGAGATCATAATAATAGTGCAGCAAATCATCCTCTTCTTCCAGAAGGCTCAGCAAGAGGCATTCTTCCTCGGGCAGAACGGGCTGGTCTTCGCTGCCGGGATGCCCCCAGAATTGCCCGGCCTGTTCAAACCGGTGGTTGTACAGGTCCCACCAACCCATGGATTTTTGCAGGACCGCATGAAATTGAGCCAGAGTCATCTGGCCGGAAACCCGAATACGCCGCCACACAGTTCCAGGCAGATCAGAGAGTGTTATTTTCAGTGTCAGAATAGAATCTGACCTTACATGCTCATGAGAAACGGGAGGATGAAGAATTTCGTCAATCCTCTCCATGATTCGGATCAGGACTTCTTCGCTCTGCTGTATCAGGAAGTCCAGCTCTCCCAGAGATTCGGGATTCTCTTCAGAGGGATGGTTCACACGATTCAGAAGATTCTGAACAAATTGAAGCAGTTCATCCATTTCACGCAGAACTTCCAGGATTCCTTTCTGCTCATTCTGCTCCTTCTCCTGAAGGAAGTCGTTCAACTGCATCCAGCGGTCAAAAAGAGTCAAAAGCCGTAATCTTAAGGGGGCGACAATTTCGTCGTCATCGCGATCAAACTGGGCCTTCTGGAGCTTAAAGAGATCAAAAATCAGCTGCTCAAATAAGAGTGGTGCATTTTCTCCGGGAGGAACCGATCCCGCCAGAGTGTAGATTCTCGTGGTGAGATCAGCATAACCTTCTCCACGACCGGCTAGATCCTCCCTGATGAGGGCTTCTACAAGGGGATGGGCAAAGGGAAGATCCATGGCTTTTAAATATCCGTTCAATTGATCCAGTTTTTCATCGTCCATAAAGATACTCCTTGACAGCTGAGGCAATCACTTCTGCCGATCACACAAGCGATCGGATCAGTAAAAAATGGCTTGTGTTTTAACAGCGCTACAATATACACTGTAGTTCTTTTTAAACACAATCCAAGGAAACAAGCTTATGCCTTTTATCATATTCATTCTCCTCTTTTTTCTCCTTCTTTTCATCCGTTATTTTAAGCTGAATGGAAAAGATTCCCCGACCACAGCAGCTCCCCGGGAGAATCACTCTGCTGGATTTCCTGAAAAGCTGTCCACCCTCATTCAGATTCCA harbors:
- a CDS encoding plasmid pRiA4b ORF-3 family protein, translated to MDDEKLDQLNGYLKAMDLPFAHPLVEALIREDLAGRGEGYADLTTRIYTLAGSVPPGENAPLLFEQLIFDLFKLQKAQFDRDDDEIVAPLRLRLLTLFDRWMQLNDFLQEKEQNEQKGILEVLREMDELLQFVQNLLNRVNHPSEENPESLGELDFLIQQSEEVLIRIMERIDEILHPPVSHEHVRSDSILTLKITLSDLPGTVWRRIRVSGQMTLAQFHAVLQKSMGWWDLYNHRFEQAGQFWGHPGSEDQPVLPEEECLLLSLLEEEDDLLHYYYDLAESWYHKIIVEKVESPEKEQTGYVLECLAGEGACPPEDCGGPEGFRMLLASLNPSASQDLKEDFSWVGDFDPTQFSVMTVNKELKELL